One window from the genome of Glycine soja cultivar W05 chromosome 12, ASM419377v2, whole genome shotgun sequence encodes:
- the LOC114379878 gene encoding zinc finger A20 and AN1 domain-containing stress-associated protein 8-like — protein MDHDKTGCQAPPEGPILCINNCGFFGSAATMNMCSKCHKDILLKQEQAKLAASSIGNIMNGSSSSTEKEPVVAAAANIDIPVIPVEPKTVSVQPLFGSGPEGSVEAKPKDGPKRCSSCNKRVGLTGFNCRCGDLFCAVHRYSDKHNCPFDYRTAAQDAIAKANPVVKAEKLDKI, from the coding sequence ATGGACCATGACAAGACTGGGTGCCAAGCTCCTCCTGAAGGTCCTATATTGTGCATCAACAACTGTGGGTTTTTTGGAAGTGCAGCTACCATGAACATGTGTTCTAAATGCCACAAAGACATATTGCTGAAACAGGAGCAGGCCAAGCTTGCAGCATCATCCATTGGGAATATTATGAATGGGTCATCAAGCAGCACTGAAAAGGAacctgttgttgctgctgctgctaaTATTGATATCCCAGTTATTCCAGTAGAGCCTAAAACTGTCTCTGTGCAACCTTTATTTGGTTCAGGTCCAGAGGGGAGTGTTGAGGCAAAGCCGAAGGATGGACCAAAACGTTGCAGCAGCTGCAACAAGCGAGTTGGTTTGACAGGGTTTAATTGTCGATGTGGTGACCTTTTTTGTGCTGTACATCGCTACTCAGACAAGCATAATTGCCCATTTGATTACCGCACTGCCGCTCAAGATGCTATAGCTAAAGCAAACCCAGTTGTCAAGGCTGAAAAGCTTGATAAGATCTAA
- the LOC114379373 gene encoding AP2-like ethylene-responsive transcription factor PLT2, with protein sequence MNNNWLSFPLSPTHSSLPAHDLQATQYHQFSLGLVNENMDNPFQNHDWNLINTHSSNEIPKVADFLGVSKSENQSGLAALNEIHSNDSDYLFTNNSLVPMQNPVLDTPSNEYQENANSNLQSLTLSMGSGKDSTCETSGENSTNTTVEVAPRRTLDTFGQRTSIYRGVTRHRWTGRYEAHLWDNSCRREGQSRKGRQVYLGGYDKEEKAARAYDLAALKYWGTSTTTNFPISNYEKELDEMKHMTRQEFVAAIRRKSSGFSRGASMYRGVTRHHQHGRWQARIGRVAGNKDLYLGTFSTEEEAAEAYDIAAIKFRGLNAVTNFDMSRYDVKAILESNTLPIGGGAAKRLKEAQALESSRKREEMIALGSSSTFQYGTSASSSRLHAYPLMQHHHQFEQPQPLLTLQNHDISSSHFSHQQDPLHHQGYIQTQLQLHQQSGASSYSFQNNAQFYNGYLQNHPALLQGMMNMGSSSSSSSVLENNNSNNNNNNVGGFVGSGFGMASNATTGNTVGTAEELGLVKVDYDMPAGGYGGWSAADSMQTSNGGVFTMWND encoded by the exons ATGAACAACAACTGGCTTTCGTTCCCTCTTTCTCCTACTCATTCTTCCTTACCAGCTCATGATCTTCAAGCAACTCAATATCATCAATTTTCCCTTGGGTTAGTGAACGAGAACATGGATAACCCTTTCCAAAATCATG ATTGGAATCTGATTAACACCCATAGTAGCAACGAAATTCCAAAAGTGGCTGATTTTCTAGGAGTGAGCAAGTCTGAAAATCAGTCAGGCCTTGCAGCCTTAAACGAAATTCATTCAAATGATTCAGATTATCTGTTCACAAACAACAGTCTGGTGCCTATGCAAAACCCTGTGTTGGACACACCTAGCAATGAGTATCAAGAAAATGCTAATAGTAATTTGCAATCATTGACATTATCCATGGGAAGTGGTAAGGATTCAACATGTGAAACCAGTGGTGAAAATAGCACAAACACTACTGTTGAAGTTGCACCTAGAAGAACTTTGGATACATTCGGGCAGAGAACATCCATATATCGTGGAGTAACTCG aCATAGATGGACTGGAAGGTATGAAGCTCATCTTTGGGATAATAGCTGTAGAAGGGAAGGCCAGTCAAGAAAAGGACGCCAAG TTTATTTGG GTGGATATGATAAAGAAGAGAAAGCAGCTAGAGCTTATGATTTAGCTGCACTGAAGTACTGGGGGACATCCACCACTACCAACTTTCCA aTTAGCAACTATGAGAAGGAATTGGATGAAATGAAACACATGACGAGACAAGAATTTGTTGCCGCCATTAGAAG GAAAAGCAGTGGTTTCTCCAGGGGTGCCTCAATGTATCGTGGAGTTACAAG GCATCACCAACACGGAAGATGGCAAGCAAGGATTGGCAGAGTTGCAGGAAACAAAGATCTTTACTTGGGAACTTTCA GTACTGAGGAAGAGGCTGCAGAAGCATACGACATAGCAGCGATAAAGTTCAGAGGTCTCAACGCTGTCACAAACTTTGACATGAGCCGCTACGACGTGAAAGCCATTCTTGAAAGCAACACTCTCCCAATAGGAGGAGGCGCTGCAAAGCGTCTGAAAGAAGCTCAAGCTCTAGAATCTTCGAGAAAACGCGAAGAGATGATTGCACTAGGCTCATCTTCCACGTTCCAATACGGAACCTCAGCAAGCTCTTCTAGGCTTCACGCTTACCCTCTAATGCAGCACCACCACCAGTTCGAGCAACCTCAACCTCTGCTAACTCTTCAAAACCACGACATAAGTTCTTCTCACTTCTCTCACCAGCAAGACCCTTTGCATCATCAGGGTTACATCCAAACGCAGCTTCAGTTGCACCAGCAGAGTGGCGCTTCTTCTTATAGCTTTCAGAATAATGCTCAGTTCTACAATGGTTACCTTCAGAACCACCCTGCATTGCTTCAGGGAATGATGAACATggggtcttcttcttcttcctcatctGTGTTGGAgaataataatagtaacaataataataataatgttggtGGGTTTGTGGGAAGTGGGTTTGGTATGGCTTCGAATGCAACGACGGGGAACACGGTGGGGACAGCGGAGGAGTTAGGGCTGGTGAAGGTGGACTATGACATGCCGGCTGGAGGTTACGGTGGCTGGTCGGCGGCGGACTCCATGCAGACGTCAAATGGTGGGGTGTTCACAATGTGGAATGATTAA